In a single window of the Bufo bufo chromosome 5, aBufBuf1.1, whole genome shotgun sequence genome:
- the TNFRSF11B gene encoding tumor necrosis factor receptor superfamily member 11B: MYKLISSTLLVVFHVGFTAGNSLKYTHYDPYTLLELQCDQCPPGTFVKYDCTAEKRTECAPCPYNHFTSEWHSHKDCQYCSAVCKELQLAKQECNGTSNRICECMDGFLLDVEFCSPHKECPPGYGVLQQGTPNSDTICGECPRGMFSNVTSSTAPCQRQTDCKKLGRKMLHKGSSTHDTVCKEKSPLLCEIDVTLCEEALLRYPVPPENWIMTLIQILSSTAVTSQQINKIQETHNALEQPFYLFKLYKSQSKADDSITPLIKDLKECEKGVFNLLGSLNLTRKNVMTLMRSLPGKRVRQEDIEKTLKTCERPKHLMKLLSLWRNKNKGNTIEGLRQLKMAQLPKMIRKRMKKLEQFLTGDSMYSLYQKIILEINGNRTQPVKLETLL; this comes from the exons ATGTACAAGCTCATTAGCAGCACGCTTCTGGTG gtgTTCCATGTTGGTTTTACAGCTGGAAACTCTCTGAAATATACTCATTATGACCCTTATACGCTTCTTGAGTTGCAATGTGACCAGTGTCCACCAGGCACGTTTGTGAAGTATGACTGCACAGCTGAGAAGAGGACAGAGTGTGCGCCCTGCCCGTACAATCATTTTACCAGTGAATGGCACTCCCACAAGGACTGTCAGTACTGCAGCGCTGTCTGTAAGGAGCTGCAGCTGGCCAAACAGGAATGTAATGGCACCAGCAACCGGATATGTGAGTGCATGGATGGCTTTCTTCTCGATGTAGAGTTCTGCTCACCTCACAAGGAGTGCCCACCTGGTTATGGCGTTCTACAACAAG ggacaCCTAATAGTGACACGATTTGTGGTGAATGTCCGAGGGGGATGTTTTCGAATGTAACTTCATCCACAGCTCCATGCCAGAGGCAAActgactgcaaaaagctgggacgcaAAATGCTGCACAAAGGGAGTTCTACACATGACACAGTGTGCAAAGAGAAATCCCCCTTATTATGTGAAATAG ATGTTACACTTTGTGAAGAAGCCTTGTTGCGATACCCAGTACCCCCAGAGAATTGGATAATGACTCTTATTCAGATACTTTCTAGcacagctgtgacatcacagcaaataaataaaatacaggaAACCCATAATGCATTGGAACAGCCATTCTACTTGTTTAAATTGTACAAGAGTCAAAGCAAAGCTGATGACTCCATCACCCCTCTCATCAAAG ATTTAAAGGAGTGTGAAAAGGGAGTGTTTAATCTCCTGGGATCCCTAAATCTAACACGCAAAAACGTTATGACCTTAATGCGGAGTCTACCTGGAAAGCGCGTAAGGCAAGAAGATATTGAAAAAACCCTAAAAACGTGTGAGCGACCCAAACACCTGATGAAACTTCTTAGTCTATGGCGGAATAAAAACAAAGGAAACACAATTGAGGGACTTAGACAGCTAAAAATGGCCCAACTCCCAAAAATGATACGCAAGAGGATGAAGAAACTGGAACAATTTCTAACAGGAGATTCCATGTACAGTCTGTATCAGAAAATTATTCTGGAGATTAATGGTAACCGAACACAGCCCGTAAAGCTGGAAACACTGTTATGA